DNA sequence from the Solea solea chromosome 12, fSolSol10.1, whole genome shotgun sequence genome:
AGCAATACGAAGCTAAGATTGCTGATATTCACcgtgttgttatttttactaGAGACTTCATTAAAGACACAAAAGGAGGTCCATAGCCACATATAAAAGCAAACTGACattatttaagatttaaagGATTGAAAGtgaatacatataaataaagagAAGTCAACAACATTCACCTGTGTACAAAAGGAAGCACCAATGTTTGTCTCCACAGTGTGGATGTAAACCCGATCGAGCTGAAGTCAGGCTGAGTTAAGGCTTGAATTATACTATTTTCTCATGTCCTAATTGTTATTATGGTGTAACAGGTCAGCACACCAACACTGGCATACATACGACTGGCACGATGCCACCATGGTAATTTAAGAAGCTGTCTCATGCCACCATTATAAATGCTGAGGACAGCGAAGAAGGCATTGTGGAGTCTGAGACAAGTTCAACTGAAGGACATTTGTTTGAATACACTTGGCCAAGGAGAGTAGAGGATGTACACAGCCTGCTTACTTCAATTCTGAAGATCTGTCCTCAGGGTAACACATATAATCGACTTTAACATATTTCATTAGACCCGGGAAGAAACAAACCCTTTCTGGAATGATCTCCTCCTGGCTCCAACCTTATCTGTGTTTTGAGTTGGCCCAGGCTCTCCTACCGGCAAGGACTTAACAAGTAGCTTTCTCTTGGAGGCAACCTTGTCTGTGCAATAGCCCAACTGGACTTTTAACAAGCAATGGCTGTATAAatatcatttataataaaaaaaatatatatatttaataatcattcacatttcaatcaaaaaaagtcacacacagaaaactgaCCTGAGTGTTTGTTGGTCTCTGTTGCTGTGCCTCCAGAGTTGACACTGCTGGCAAGTGAGGAGCTCCAGGACGCTGAATGGCTGATGGTGTGGTTGTGAAGAACATGCCCATCGCCTCCAGAAGAGTTGGAGGCCTGACTCTCCAGCAGGGGCGCAAACATACAGTTGTCCTGGTGACATGATCCTGCAAACACCCACACATCAACATAAGACATAAGCAGCGAACAGAATGGAATATTAATGTTGCTTTTATCGTGAAGGGTTAGGGTCAGGACCACATATTCATaccataataaaaaatgtttggaCATGGAGATTATATGTTTCGATCAATTGAGCTTTCATCAAAGCAGTCCAGCGCCCTGTTTATCCCTCTCGTGTTACTGCACTCATGCATTTTTAACACATCTTTATAATTCCTTTTACCCTCTGATACTTGACACTAATGGGCAACAATGAGGCTTTTGGCTCTCCAAAACCAGCAGTACAACCCCTCTGATTAAAGTGTTAATTAATCAGTAAAACAGGCAgaaatatctaataatatcAGAGTACGACACAGAAAGATGTATTTACTAAAACCATTGATGGTTGCATTATTTATTACATACATTTTGCTAAAATAGCAATCTTATTACCACAGAGTTTGTTTTCCATCATAAGAAAAAGAGCTgatttgtttccctttttaacACCTAATTTTACTCAAGCATGCTTTCTTAATATTACATCCGACACAACTACACATCTAGGATAGGaattaaagttgatatttaaaaaactaTTCAACTGAAATGTTAAACACATGTCTATTCATGGCACAGAAGTATATGCTAAATGTGAACTCCTCTGTGAGAATGTGACGGAGAACCTCACTGTGAGAGTGAGactaaaaatggcaaaaatgcACATTATACATTCATGTAAATTAATGCTACTGAGCCATTCTTTTTCTAATGATTGCGTTGATTGCACAGTGTGGAGGCTGCCTTTCTGCATCCTAAACACATCACTGCTGAGGTTGGTATTCAGTAACACATGTCAAGTGGTTTACAATGCTAAAGACCCTCTGATTGTTGGTGTTATAAGAAATAGATAATCTGAGGTTTTTCATTCAGTGCATGCTGACACATGCTCCCTCCTTCCCTCATGTGCATTTGGCTTCATTAAGACCAACAGGGTGAGCTGCAGGATGCACTCAGAGTCCAAAAGACATGACTCACCAACATTCAGAGGTACTTTACATCTTTAATTTTTATTCCTCACAAGTTCATTAGCTACATGGCCCTTCAACATCTCTCCTCTGTGGAGCTGACATGACTGCAGGACATGCTGGTGTCTACCACATGTTATTAAAATGCTTAATATCAAATGTGCCCCAAGCCTGCAGGAACTGAAGACAGTGCCATACAGATGATGAAGTGTTTGAGTCAAGAGTAGTGCAGTTTCTCAATTCCCACTGGTGCTTTACTGATAAACACTAACTGCCATTAAGTGCAGTGATAGTGTCCTGAAGATGTCAAAAGCATAGAGACATTAGGTAGATCGATTGATGAGCAGGTAGTTCCTGTTTCAGCTTCCTGGAacattgattatttatttaaacaaatacatttcgAAGCTACAGGTCACTAAATTCCACTCTCAATGATTGCAAACCTATGATGCGATGTTGAGCAAAGTGTGACCCCATTAACCATAGGAAAGTATAAGCACCACAGCCAGATCGTCTGCATATAATTGACTAAAATACTTTGTAGAGAAATTGTCACATCATGGCTTATTGTACTCTTATTGTACTCTATGGACACTGACTAACACAGTGGATGGGAACGAGCACTTTATGATAGCGATATGTTAGCAgctaataaaacaaatgcaattTAGTTTGAATGCAGGCAGGTGGATTTCTTATCCAGCAACTTGGTAATTGAATAAAAGGAGCATCTGTGTTTACAACCTATGAGCTAAAGCATGTATACATTAAGTATGGCGGGCATTTATACATCAGCATTTCCATTACATGTGGTTACCAACCTCGTCTGTCAGCCTGATGTCTTTTACACAGCGTATAGTTTATTTGTGAGCAGTGGTCACTTAGGGCAACATAAAGGATTCCATTAAATCATAACACTCCCGTCTCCTTCCAGATTTCCACTGTGGACAAATACAAGATTAGTGACATttgaacacacaacaaaaacaacagagccaCTGTTGGCTGTAAAATaactcaaaggaaaaaaaaaagggggattcatttaaataaagtttttcctGCCATGGGTGTTATCTTTTAAAGGGAAACATATAGCTGCtaactctgattttttttcttgttttattgcaCACAAGAAAGGAAAACACTGAGTGATCCAAGCAGTTTATGCTGTGCTAAACACTTCCAGCTCACAGTTCATCACAGTTTGCCCCCATGCTCCCCTCAGACTCACCACTGAACATTATGCACATGGCTTAACACATTGTCCGATGAGCCTGTCAGGACATAAGCAATAGTTCTGCCATTTTTATCTTTGCCTGGGGCAGTGAGGATTTAGAATAAAAGTCATGTCACTCGTGCATTAAATAGCTCATTAAACTGAATGATGCCGGACATGTTTGTTGGATTTCCCTCGAAAACAGTCACGCTCTCCTCTCTTCAAAGTGTAGCTGTTTCAGCACTGTGCAAACATGTCAGTCAAAGCATTAACGCCACACACTGGAGAGACATAACGTGCCGTGTGTAATTACTATTCCATTTAACGTACCGGCATGACCTCttcctttatttttaatttatggaACATGTCATGGAAGAAGCATGCATGGCTGTTCTTCTTAGAAAACCATCATTGGGTAATGTACCATTGCTTCATTCACTATCTCAGTTCATATAATCCATTTTCATCCAGTTGATTAACTGTATGTTTTATACTCAGCAAATCCTCAacaaattttaaataatttcacGTAAGATtctttaaccaaaaaaaacgacaaacatttcacacatatCTGATAAAATAGGAATACAAGCCAGCTCAGTGTAAGTATGATATCATGTTTTAAAGCTGTCTTAAGTTTGGTGTGCTCCCtgattaaaaagtcaaacaTACCTGAGGAGATACCAAGCGCCTCTGAAACTCTCACTTCCATTGCCTGTAGGTTTGTGTCTTCAGCATAATTTCCCCATCAATAAATTCTCTTATTGAAAACTTGTACAACTACAAAAGAAATGCAGCTTCATGAAGCTGTTGTTTCTTCAGCGCAGTATTTAAGCTGTGAAATAGCCCAGGCAGTGCAGTGGCGATGGATGGGTGGAGTTTAGAGTGTTGTTGGGCTTGGGCTACTACAACATTAAACTCACGGGTCATTGATTGTGCAATACTGATTGAAAAGGAATTGGAGCATCAGTCACTTTTCTCAGGCTGATGACAAGAGATTCACTCTCCTAAAGATAGATTTATATATTCATACTTATTTATATGTAGATCATACAGATTAATTCCACTTGTGAGCGAATATGTTGTTCTAACTGAAAATACAGTGTGATAGCATATTTCTGGTTGGACGTCATATGGATGACtggactttattttatttattttatttataaccaCAGTAAGGATATGTATCTAACTAGCTATGATAAGATTTCTTTGTATTtaagttttatatataaatataatatgatttaatattatataaatatatatatgtatttgttttaatgtaacctttttttaaccaggaaaatcccattGGCATTAAGAAcctggccaagacaggcagcagaAAATACGGAATACtacaaacacaggcagaaaacaaataaaaagaatccAGATTAAATGTAtaagcacatacagtacaagtacATGTTGTGGAGTTGGCCTCAAAAACTCTGGTTCTAGACATTTCAagtttttgacagttttactGCACTACATAATAATTTCTCACACATGAAAAACTTTTTGGAGCACATACAGAACATGTTTGTCTACAACACCATCTGGTGCAGTTTACCATCCACTCACAGACCAAAAAGAGCACATCCATCTATAAATACGAGGTATGTCCGTCTGTTCTGCTAATAACATAACTGTCCAATGGAACACCAgtgtgtttggataagaaatacaagaaaaaacaaaaggaattaGGTACATGTTGAACAGGTACTGACATTACGCACACATCCTTGTTAGAACTCCACATGGACTActgctcctgacaaggtcagtattaACTACAGTAACATTTCTGACAGCAGACACATATAGTTCACTATAATGCATTCAATATCATTATCCTGTTAAGTgacatcagacagacagacagacagacagacagacagatcaaTAGATAATTGACTGTCTAGGGTAATACAATTTGGAGTTCAATgctattaaaaaataatgcagTTATCATCTATGTAGAAGAGGAAATGTATTGTTAATCTCAAGGAAAATTATATATTCAGCATACTGTTTAAACCAGGGGTttgaaactcaaatgacctggggaaCACTGAGcatctggtcaggagggggtcGTCAAGTGATGAACTTTTCAGTTGGGGTGGGCGATGTGAACGATATTCTATTATGGtatcaaaaaaaacccagaaagtgtttgttttgatatgataTGAACTATACTATACAGTtcacaataataaacattttgatgatgcgaaatgaatctattaataaagaaacacagaaataacttattatgacttgatattaagtggcgggccacatgaaattgtttggagggccacataaGATGTCTGGTTTAAACTGTGTCATTAATTCCTGTTTACTGTCTTGAATATGGGTTATGGGTGCATTAAGAGACTTGCActattttgaaatgtatttgaTATTGCCTTTGTATACCAAATATCAAAAAAGGTTACCCAACAAAGGCACGGGTTAGAAGCAATAGTCTTGTCTTCTCCTCCGACTAAGACTCCAGAGTAGTCAACAGGTCTCTTTTGAGTCATGTGCTGTACCTGCTTTACATTTCAGATTTCAGTAAAGGACAGTGTGTGGTCTCCTCCCCCTCACTGTTGGGATTTTAGGTAAAACAATATGCAATATTATATTAAACATGatgtatgtataaatgtatttttttttccaggaaaaaaaacctgttactGGTTGGACATACTTTTTCACAGTACTGTACATGGACTACATTAGTggataaatataaaatgcataCAAATCTTTTCTGTTGAGTTTAACCCCCCTCTAACCTAAAAGACCTAAACCCAGAAACAAGCACTCCATGTGTGGATTTAGTTTCTGGGTTTAGTGTATTTGTTTAAGTGCTGTAACCCCTGCTGACCACGTGGTGGCGCTGTAGCCACACTAACACAATTATTGTACCTATACGCTGAGCTATgttcaaagtcacaaaaaactgacatcatgtacAATGAATCAATTCTATCAATATCAAGTTAGTTACAGCGCTTCTTATATTTGACAAACAGCAATACACGGGTATTGGTGTTAAACCGCTGACATCACAGTTGTGTGCCTAAAAAGGCTAGTAGCTGCGTTTGTCAACGTACCGCCGTTGAACGCATCCTGGTAGATTTGCCAGCCAGCTGAACTCTGACCAAAACAAACCGAGAGGGAAAATATTTGACTGACTCTGAAACAGCTGACTTCTAAATGCCGAGGGGATTAAACAAGAGGTGTGGATAGAGACTGTATGTAGCGTTGGCTAGCTGTAGTGCTAACGCTATCGTAGTGAAGCTACCGTTAGCCACCGGTCACGTAATGCCAGGCGAGCCAACGGTAACTAGAAGTAGCGGCTGCTTCTTCTACTTTAAGCACAACTCTTTGAAACGACCCTCTAAACAAACAGCTGCGTGGGCTAAACTAAAACACTGATACTTCATTTTCAacgctgtgttttttgttgctgCCTTGGATCGACCACTCACGTCAGTATGGGGATGTGCCTTTCGTGCCTTTGCGGTGAAGCGGACGACGTCGTTATCACTCCAGATCCTGTAAGCGAAATGACTACAGCACTAATCCAAGTGTAATGTGTTGCATATGTTCCCAGACCTTTTGTGTTACACTGCACATCATTTCAGCCTCCGTGACTTAACAAACAGGCTTTATACTGGGTCATGTTCAGGAGGCGTTGGCTGTATTCCGCCTCTGTAAACACCGGCATGTTTAACTCAGCTGTAGGCCCAACACTGTCAACAACGTGAAAACCTACGTCTTCCATATGGACGAGACGATACATGATGTTAATCCTCATCGGTATTAAAGCATGAATTGACCGTGGTGAATTCCAGTTATCTGAAGAGGTGGGGGAATCTAATATGGCACAACACGTGATTGACTTGTAAACGCTTTCTAGCTCGCTagcatacagtcctagtgatgtATGCCACTTAAAGTGTCACAAGGGGTAGTCTGCATCTTTTCAGCCACCCCAATGATGGACATGatcacaaacaaatgttgtgGTCATATATTTGGTGTAGTAAAGTTATGTATTTTGTAATGTTGGTCGAAAAATGTTTTggttacatatatttttttaaataaattttgTAGTATGTGGTTTTCATATTATAATAATGCCCACTGATGCCTTGTGTTTGGCCTCACTGGCCCATCGTGTTTAcagctttttatgtttttaacaggaaACAAGGAGACGGCAGTTAGCTGAGGCTGCTGAGAAGAGACAAAAGGAGGTCAGTAATAAACATTTATGTATGAATGTAGCGCAAACTAATTACTTATAGTTTAGAAAGCAATACATCTTACTGCTGGCTGCAGTTGATGATGTGGTTGAATTGTATTTTGTGACATTGGGAGTTGTTTCAAAATTGTAATCTGCCTTACAAAGTACAATTCAACAGCAAAACACATCACAGCTTTGCAAAAGTGACCAAAAGCTATTCAGCACTTTATACTATCTAACATTGTAACCTCTCCAAAGGTAATATTTGATGTGTACTTATTAATGTTATTGCATCTTTAAAGGTTAATTAAAGTTTAACTTTTTAGCCcactgtaaaatacatacaCACCCCATTCAAGGCAGACACGCTTGACAGTGTGGTGAGTCATTTTTTATTGTACAGAAAAGCTTCATGCAAACCCGTAAGAGCCATACTAAAGTTGTATCAAGGTAAGTAGACATGGACCAGGTGAATCTTTTGGATTTGCTGGTATTTTAACCACCACATCTTGCTTCTCTGTCTCacttttttcatctttaaataaTCGACATCCTTGCAATCCACACCCCCAAACTACCACATACAAAAGCCTGAGCCCCACTCCACAGTATTTTTACCCGTACTGCACTCTTCCAAACAGCTTCAGCTGAATCACTTATTTGGCATTTAAATACACTTTCGTAAGATGTGATAGCATATGCTTTGTGCATCCCGAAAAGCTTGCAGTAATACAAGTTATTCAAATCTGCTTTTGAAACACATGCATGCTTATAAAAACTTCTTGTTTAGAATTCTAACATAAGATACTTAAATAAAGCTTTTCCCTCTTAGTCCTTGGTCATTGTACATTCTGTGTTTTAGACAACATATAGGGGTGTCAAAAATCCAGAAGCGGTcgagaggaaaaggaagaaacaGGAAGAGACTGAGAAACAGGCGATGAACAGTTCTTTATCAGGTGGTGGTGGTTTAAAGGTAAGTTGTTTATCCTTgatatattttcatttaaactgtATAGTATTGTAAATGCAGGGCTTTTCTTATATGTCAAAAAAGGCagcacagattttatttttcagtaaatccactttaaaaaaagaatgtgtaTACATCATCAAGTCATTAAGCTTATCTTCCTGAAAACTACCGTAAATTGTTATAATCCCcccatttgtgttttttctgtagTGGCAGATGGGATGAGTACACTGGTGGAAAAATGTGAAGAATTAAGTCTGAAGttccaaaaacaacatggaGTGTTGCTGCAAGATGACTTGAAAAGTGTCTGAACTGCGGTTCACTTTTTCAACAATGTTTCCCCTGTTGACAAACGGTTACAGTTTTCCAGCGTCGTGTAATCTGATGTGAGGAAATAACAGCAGGACTAACCTCCTTCTCACTGAGTCACACA
Encoded proteins:
- the svip gene encoding small VCP/p97-interacting protein isoform X1: MGMCLSCLCGEADDVVITPDPETRRRQLAEAAEKRQKETTYRGVKNPEAVERKRKKQEETEKQAMNSSLSGGGGLKWQMG
- the svip gene encoding small VCP/p97-interacting protein isoform X2; the encoded protein is MGMCLSCLCGEADDVVITPDPETRRRQLAEAAEKRQKEKSFMQTRKSHTKVVSRQHIGVSKIQKRSRGKGRNRKRLRNRR